Proteins co-encoded in one Streptococcus parauberis NCFD 2020 genomic window:
- a CDS encoding rhamnan synthesis F family protein: protein MKRLLLYVHFNKYNKLSSHVEYQLKKLNPLFSKVIFISNSQLTSEDQSKLYDQGLINDIIIRKNIGFDFAAWRDGMLKIGFEDLKTYDSITTMNDTCFGPIWDMTDYYERFENDSDVDLWGLTNNRENKKTLHNNGFREHIQSYFISFKKAVILSESFYNFWLGIKDLTNVDEVISNYETKVTTTFIDAGFKYDVIFNTVNEDASQLLHADFSYYHPTAILQHRVPFIKVKAIDNNQHITPYLLDYIKIESTYPVDLIVEHMSDINYPDFKYLLANKYLKSDLPSEVINKKVAIHLHTFYVDLLQEFLSAFENFHFDYDLFITTDIEEKKTQIENVLNENNQKAEVFVTGNIGRDVLPMLLLKEKLSVYDYIGHFHTKKSKEADFWAGESWRKELIKMLVLPADSILATLEKNKVGIVIADMPTYFRYNKIVTAWNENLIAPEMNELWKKMGLTKSIDFNHLHTFVMSYGTFVWFKYDALKPLFDLNLTVEDVPAEPLPQNSILHAIERLLIYIAWNQHYDFRISKNPVDLTPFIDNKLLNERGNGAPNTFVDFTYMGGIKGALKYIVIGPARALKYIIKRIKEKLVRN, encoded by the coding sequence ATGAAGAGATTACTTTTATACGTGCACTTTAATAAATATAATAAATTGAGTTCACATGTGGAGTACCAATTAAAAAAATTAAATCCTCTATTTTCAAAAGTAATATTCATTTCTAATAGTCAATTAACTAGTGAAGATCAGTCAAAATTATATGATCAAGGATTAATCAATGATATTATTATTCGAAAAAACATTGGATTTGATTTTGCGGCTTGGCGCGATGGAATGTTGAAAATTGGTTTCGAAGATCTTAAAACTTATGACTCTATTACAACAATGAATGATACATGTTTTGGACCGATTTGGGATATGACTGATTATTATGAAAGGTTTGAAAATGACTCAGATGTTGATCTTTGGGGATTAACTAATAATCGAGAAAATAAAAAAACACTTCATAATAATGGATTTAGGGAACATATACAAAGTTATTTTATTTCATTCAAAAAGGCAGTTATACTGTCTGAAAGTTTTTACAATTTTTGGTTAGGTATAAAGGATCTTACAAATGTTGATGAAGTAATATCTAATTATGAAACTAAAGTAACCACGACATTCATAGATGCAGGTTTTAAATATGATGTCATTTTTAATACTGTGAATGAGGATGCTAGCCAATTGCTGCATGCTGATTTTTCTTATTATCATCCCACAGCGATTCTTCAACATCGAGTACCTTTCATCAAAGTAAAAGCAATAGATAATAATCAACATATAACTCCATATTTATTGGACTACATAAAAATAGAGTCTACTTATCCAGTGGATTTGATTGTTGAGCATATGTCAGATATTAATTATCCGGATTTTAAATATCTATTAGCAAATAAATATCTAAAATCTGATTTGCCAAGTGAAGTAATTAATAAAAAAGTTGCAATTCATTTACATACTTTTTATGTTGATCTTTTACAAGAATTTTTAAGTGCATTTGAGAATTTTCATTTTGATTATGATTTGTTTATTACAACTGATATCGAAGAGAAAAAAACACAAATTGAAAATGTATTGAATGAAAATAATCAAAAAGCTGAGGTCTTTGTAACTGGTAATATTGGTCGCGATGTTTTACCAATGTTGCTTTTAAAAGAAAAATTGTCAGTTTATGACTACATTGGTCATTTTCACACCAAAAAATCCAAAGAAGCTGATTTTTGGGCTGGAGAAAGCTGGAGAAAAGAGCTTATCAAAATGTTGGTCCTTCCAGCAGATAGCATCTTAGCAACTCTTGAAAAAAATAAAGTAGGTATCGTTATTGCTGATATGCCGACTTATTTCCGTTATAATAAGATAGTAACGGCTTGGAATGAAAATCTTATAGCCCCGGAAATGAATGAGTTATGGAAAAAAATGGGATTAACAAAGTCCATTGATTTCAATCATCTTCACACTTTTGTCATGTCCTATGGGACCTTTGTCTGGTTTAAATATGATGCTTTAAAGCCTTTATTTGACTTGAACCTGACAGTAGAAGATGTACCTGCTGAGCCATTACCTCAAAATTCAATATTACATGCAATAGAAAGGCTATTAATTTATATTGCTTGGAATCAACATTATGATTTTAGGATTTCTAAAAATCCAGTTGACTTAACTCCATTCATCGATAATAAATTATTGAATGAACGTGGAAATGGTGCACCAAATACCTTTGTAGACTTCACTTACATGGGTGGTATAAAAGGAGCATTAAAATATATTGTGATAGGACCTGCTCGAGCATTAAAATATATAATAAAAAGAATAAAGGAAAAATTAGTTAGGAATTGA
- a CDS encoding LTA synthase family protein → MSHRETKSHNNNKLTISTIVKYLFPLVITILVYISSKSLLLLFIGLIELSVIFFLTNAILSSKRNIIGYSLNSILLLIFNIQFFVKYFSGTFVNLIMLTNFESLDGLSGKFPIYIGGTILVLLFSFLPVGYVKFFKNNTAFLSAFLAFELLITMLYGNSYSQAFGVYNIALQYKNNMELRAAIKAQGNVTKEFYKDKISSARDTDKKLPKNPNVVVIFTEGLSQHVIDDERNIMPNVKDLQNKSITFNNYYNHTFATYRGLIGQLYSGYQLENYDKNNLVSIQSILKNNGYSTTFINAEPKNTQFTSYLESFGFDKVISDYKNTKGNANSLSDEQSYNKLFETMQKENENGKPFFTSIYTYGTHQTFDSSDKKFKDGKDKVLNRFYNADYYFGKFMKKFNKSKLSKNTVLVFTTDHSTFADAEYKSAFPKENRANPDLGTMPLSIYFKGISPERLDVQGRNSLSLAPTVLDYIGVSEENYFLGVSLFFGKDNNNSYDTIFHDNSYTLSSDKASIQAPTATQQEIIDNQLQKYFAAKQQIVEK, encoded by the coding sequence ATGAGTCATAGAGAAACAAAAAGTCACAACAATAATAAGTTAACTATATCAACTATAGTAAAATATCTATTTCCATTAGTAATAACAATTCTAGTTTATATATCTTCAAAAAGTTTATTACTATTGTTTATTGGATTAATTGAGTTATCAGTAATCTTCTTTCTTACAAACGCAATATTATCTTCCAAAAGAAATATTATTGGATATTCTCTAAATTCAATACTATTATTAATATTTAATATTCAGTTTTTTGTTAAATATTTTTCGGGGACATTTGTTAATTTAATTATGTTAACAAATTTTGAATCATTAGACGGATTGTCTGGTAAATTTCCTATATATATTGGCGGGACAATATTAGTATTACTATTTTCATTTTTACCTGTTGGTTATGTCAAATTTTTCAAAAACAATACTGCATTTTTATCAGCATTTCTAGCATTTGAATTATTAATTACTATGTTATATGGTAATTCATATTCACAAGCATTTGGTGTTTATAATATTGCATTACAATATAAAAATAATATGGAACTTAGAGCTGCAATTAAAGCACAAGGGAATGTAACAAAAGAGTTCTATAAAGATAAAATTTCAAGTGCTCGAGATACTGATAAAAAACTTCCGAAAAATCCAAATGTAGTGGTAATATTTACTGAGGGATTATCACAACATGTTATCGATGATGAAAGAAATATTATGCCGAATGTAAAAGATTTACAAAATAAATCTATTACATTTAATAACTATTATAATCATACTTTCGCAACATATAGAGGACTTATTGGTCAATTATATTCAGGCTATCAATTAGAAAATTATGACAAAAACAATTTAGTTTCAATTCAAAGCATACTAAAAAATAATGGTTATAGTACAACATTTATTAACGCAGAACCTAAGAATACTCAATTCACCTCATATTTAGAATCCTTTGGATTTGACAAGGTGATTAGTGATTATAAAAATACAAAAGGGAATGCAAATAGCCTATCTGACGAACAGTCGTACAATAAATTATTCGAGACAATGCAAAAAGAAAATGAAAATGGTAAACCTTTCTTTACTTCAATTTATACTTATGGTACCCATCAAACATTTGATTCAAGTGATAAAAAGTTTAAAGATGGTAAGGATAAAGTACTCAATCGTTTTTATAATGCTGATTACTACTTTGGAAAATTTATGAAAAAATTTAACAAAAGCAAGCTGTCTAAAAACACAGTTTTAGTATTCACAACAGATCATTCAACATTTGCTGATGCCGAATATAAGAGTGCTTTTCCTAAGGAAAATCGCGCAAATCCAGATTTAGGAACTATGCCATTATCAATTTATTTCAAAGGAATTTCTCCAGAAAGATTAGATGTTCAAGGAAGAAACTCTTTAAGTTTAGCTCCGACGGTTCTTGATTATATTGGAGTTTCTGAAGAAAATTACTTCTTAGGAGTTAGTTTGTTTTTTGGAAAAGATAATAATAATAGTTATGATACTATTTTCCACGATAATTCTTATACATTATCTTCTGATAAGGCTTCAATACAAGCCCCAACAGCGACACAACAAGAAATTATTGATAATCAATTACAAAAATATTTTGCAGCAAAACAACAAATAGTAGAAAAATAA
- a CDS encoding glycosyltransferase family 2 protein: protein MKKLSIIIPCYNEEETIYPFLNETKKIEKLMLDDLIFDYIFVNDGSSDKTLDVLCQASKEYLNVNYLSFSRNFGKEAALLAGLEESDGDLVTVMDVDLQDPPELLIPMLEKINDGFDVVGTRRADRKGEPVIRSFFSKLFYKLINIVSDTEMVDGARDFRLMTRQVVNSILELGEVNRFSKGLFAWVGYKTTYISFDNRDRVAGETSWSFFSLLKYSLEGFINFSSAPLELATWSGILSFLSAIFGIIFIILKKIFIGDPVSGWASTICIILLLGGLQLLALGIIGKYIAKIFLETKKRPVYIIKEKSDL from the coding sequence ATGAAAAAACTTAGTATTATAATTCCTTGTTATAATGAGGAAGAGACAATTTATCCATTTTTAAACGAGACTAAAAAAATAGAGAAATTGATGCTTGATGATTTAATATTTGATTATATTTTTGTCAATGATGGGTCATCTGATAAAACTCTCGATGTTTTATGTCAGGCTTCTAAAGAGTATCTAAATGTAAATTATCTCTCTTTCTCTAGAAATTTTGGGAAAGAAGCTGCCTTACTAGCTGGTCTTGAAGAATCAGATGGTGATTTAGTTACTGTGATGGATGTAGATTTACAAGACCCACCTGAATTGTTAATTCCAATGTTAGAGAAGATTAATGATGGTTTTGATGTTGTAGGAACTCGAAGAGCTGATCGAAAAGGTGAGCCAGTTATTAGATCATTTTTTTCCAAATTATTCTATAAACTTATAAATATTGTTTCTGATACAGAGATGGTTGATGGTGCTAGAGATTTTCGCTTGATGACTAGGCAAGTTGTAAACAGTATTCTTGAACTAGGAGAAGTTAATAGATTTTCGAAAGGCTTATTTGCATGGGTAGGATATAAGACTACATATATTTCTTTTGATAATAGAGATAGAGTAGCAGGAGAAACTTCTTGGAGTTTCTTTAGCCTATTGAAATACTCCTTGGAAGGATTTATAAATTTTTCAAGTGCCCCATTAGAATTAGCAACTTGGTCAGGTATTCTGTCGTTCTTATCAGCTATTTTTGGAATAATATTTATTATCCTTAAAAAAATCTTTATTGGAGATCCTGTCTCTGGTTGGGCAAGTACAATTTGTATTATTTTACTCTTGGGCGGGCTTCAATTATTGGCTTTAGGTATAATAGGAAAATATATTGCAAAAATTTTCTTAGAGACTAAAAAACGTCCTGTATATATAATAAAAGAAAAAAGTGATTTGTAA
- a CDS encoding GBS Bsp-like repeat-containing protein, with protein sequence MLFVQKNVLAEDVLVEPNTPSTTTTTNINNTTPVSTDSGLTQETNSIVGTGTSVPNQEISSSDVSVTAEVPVSELNLSQTTSTTITSQSVVLSSTEANIQTNESTDIASTVTADEVNQVASLSEEISAPEKQMASVTMPATTTSPVTATADDTGISITYNQPIPTDASILYAVWGDVNNQNDLVWYTASAQGAAYVDFSRHKEFGSYHIHAYQKSDGVMKGITTLEVTLLKPQVTSQITQTSPSSFTINVNNVPDTITSVSIPVWTDQNGQDDLKWYKASKVATGNYQVLVNIANHNNEKGLYKIHIYGQSTITGGQIGLLTTTFSNVETKPNATVSVTNYQETKTSFTVNVVGTSQTKTISSVSMAVWSESAGQDDLKWYKPQISNNSTSQLIDIANHSNTSDNYIVHVYTNYTDGSKVGTNLGSFKISKEVIQPVIIQPKVTVSNYQADIGILTVDVQGGTKTIKKVSVAAWSLSDQSNIHWYQTTDLLNQTASIQVNEALHQFLAGNYTVHTYIDFSDNTRSGFNLGQYYFESTGKSASQGNYAIINKVVYLDAGHGGYDPGASYFNQTEKTLNLAMQNLVKTKLEAAGYKVVLTRTDDSYMDLLPRSEKANNSLSDLFVSMHFNASTASTANGIETYYYEYYPEYPSKINETFHNDAERLTRSSMLANAIQAATVSNTGAKNNGVLRNTFAVLRETTAPAVLLELGYMSNPTEFQRINSSAYQEKLAQGIVSGILSYYKTYTI encoded by the coding sequence ATGCTTTTTGTACAAAAGAATGTCTTGGCAGAAGATGTCTTGGTAGAGCCTAATACACCGTCTACTACAACAACTACAAATATTAATAATACCACACCAGTATCTACTGATTCTGGATTAACTCAAGAAACTAACAGCATAGTAGGTACAGGAACTAGTGTACCAAATCAAGAGATTTCTTCATCAGATGTATCTGTAACAGCTGAGGTTCCTGTTTCTGAATTAAATCTTAGCCAAACAACAAGTACAACTATAACTAGTCAGTCAGTTGTGCTTAGTTCAACTGAAGCAAATATTCAAACTAATGAGAGTACTGATATTGCTTCAACTGTCACAGCAGATGAAGTAAATCAAGTGGCTTCTTTATCTGAAGAAATTAGTGCTCCAGAAAAACAAATGGCATCAGTAACAATGCCGGCAACAACTACAAGTCCTGTAACCGCCACAGCTGATGATACAGGCATATCGATTACTTATAACCAACCAATTCCAACAGATGCTTCCATACTATATGCTGTATGGGGAGATGTTAATAATCAAAATGATTTAGTGTGGTATACAGCTTCTGCTCAAGGAGCAGCTTATGTTGATTTTTCTCGACATAAAGAATTTGGCAGCTATCATATCCATGCTTATCAAAAATCAGATGGTGTCATGAAAGGGATTACTACCTTAGAAGTGACATTATTGAAACCACAAGTAACAAGTCAAATTACGCAAACTAGTCCATCGAGCTTTACAATTAACGTTAATAACGTACCAGATACCATTACAAGTGTTTCTATTCCTGTATGGACTGATCAAAATGGTCAAGATGACCTCAAGTGGTATAAAGCTAGTAAAGTAGCAACTGGTAATTACCAAGTATTAGTAAACATTGCAAATCATAATAATGAAAAAGGATTATACAAAATCCATATTTATGGTCAAAGTACAATTACTGGTGGTCAAATTGGCTTGTTGACGACTACTTTTAGTAATGTTGAAACGAAACCTAATGCAACTGTTTCGGTAACTAACTATCAAGAGACCAAAACTAGTTTCACTGTAAATGTGGTTGGTACTAGTCAGACTAAAACTATTTCGAGTGTTTCGATGGCGGTATGGTCGGAATCAGCTGGTCAAGATGATTTAAAATGGTATAAGCCTCAAATTTCCAATAATAGCACAAGTCAATTGATTGACATTGCCAACCACAGCAATACTTCTGATAATTATATTGTTCATGTCTATACTAATTATACCGATGGAAGTAAAGTTGGTACTAATCTTGGTAGTTTTAAAATATCTAAAGAAGTAATTCAACCAGTTATTATTCAACCAAAAGTTACTGTATCAAATTACCAAGCAGATATAGGGATCTTAACAGTCGATGTTCAAGGTGGTACAAAAACGATTAAAAAAGTTAGTGTAGCTGCTTGGTCCTTATCTGACCAATCCAATATACATTGGTATCAAACGACTGATTTACTTAATCAAACAGCTAGCATTCAGGTCAATGAGGCACTACATCAATTTTTAGCCGGCAACTATACAGTTCATACTTACATCGATTTTAGTGATAATACAAGAAGTGGATTTAACCTAGGTCAATATTACTTTGAAAGTACCGGGAAATCAGCTTCACAGGGAAATTATGCCATTATTAATAAGGTTGTCTATCTTGATGCTGGGCATGGAGGTTATGATCCAGGCGCGAGCTATTTCAACCAAACAGAGAAAACCTTGAACCTTGCAATGCAGAATTTAGTGAAAACGAAGTTAGAGGCTGCAGGATATAAGGTTGTCTTAACGAGAACAGATGATAGCTATATGGATCTATTACCTCGTTCAGAAAAAGCAAATAACTCATTATCTGACCTTTTTGTCAGCATGCACTTTAATGCTTCGACAGCGAGCACAGCAAATGGTATTGAAACATATTACTATGAGTACTATCCAGAGTACCCATCAAAAATTAACGAAACTTTCCATAATGATGCTGAACGACTAACTCGTAGCTCAATGTTGGCTAATGCCATTCAAGCTGCTACTGTGTCAAATACTGGCGCGAAAAACAATGGCGTACTTAGGAACACATTTGCTGTCTTAAGGGAAACAACAGCCCCAGCTGTGCTTCTTGAACTAGGTTACATGTCAAATCCGACAGAGTTCCAAAGAATTAACTCAAGTGCTTATCAAGAAAAACTAGCACAGGGAATTGTTTCTGGAATTTTATCCTACTATAAGACTTACACAATTTAG
- a CDS encoding glycosyltransferase family 39 protein → MNIVYEKFVLKLFTALMLLIGIYWLFSSLTLLGSAPNPLLFVLAILLMFLFLMPKFSRKVINVLLEYKILIFLFSICFQLLILFSTILMIRSDAAMVFNGAMKIVDNSTISTYLSYNPNNLFLFLYERVFYNLFKNNAIWIMQFLNIFYVNLSSYLLYIVSKKFISQNVADIAFLLFTFLITLTPQFVTMYTDVMVLPIITIQLYLIFEILNKDNEIKSLILKVILLAITTGIGYTIRPTLLILVMAFFIISFIYKGYKQFLVYFAVFSLIFVPTITISKSINNSQNVVSIKKEYAKTPLAFIDLGLTYIGTNQIEFQNGLSMFVNESTKVDSEYDGRYSNEVVKKDIKRRLKEYNLNTFIGHLLYKQSATVKDGSLGWNYKDASKEGAFFINPMYQNHKDNRIYNFFRNYIIYTDRPTFNYYRVFLQIIYIIMIIGFVISFIKVNNSLISQTLAIAVFGGLLFLLIFEGGKSRYMIQFLPQIILLSGIGFNNLSIKLNTLKRFV, encoded by the coding sequence ATGAATATTGTATATGAAAAATTTGTTCTTAAATTATTTACAGCTTTGATGTTGTTAATTGGTATATACTGGTTGTTTTCAAGTTTAACTTTGTTAGGTAGTGCACCAAATCCATTACTATTTGTATTGGCAATTTTATTAATGTTCTTGTTTTTGATGCCAAAGTTTAGTAGAAAAGTTATTAATGTTTTACTTGAGTACAAAATATTAATATTCCTATTCTCTATCTGTTTTCAATTACTAATATTATTTTCAACAATCTTAATGATCCGGTCTGATGCGGCAATGGTATTTAATGGTGCAATGAAGATTGTAGATAATTCAACTATTTCAACTTACTTATCATATAATCCCAATAATCTATTTTTATTTTTATATGAAAGAGTTTTTTATAATTTATTTAAAAATAATGCAATTTGGATCATGCAGTTTTTAAATATATTTTATGTAAATCTATCTAGTTATCTACTATATATTGTCTCAAAAAAGTTTATTTCACAAAATGTAGCTGATATTGCATTCCTATTATTTACATTTCTTATTACACTTACACCACAGTTTGTAACAATGTATACAGATGTGATGGTTTTACCAATTATCACTATTCAATTATATTTAATATTTGAAATTCTTAACAAAGATAATGAGATTAAATCTTTAATCCTTAAAGTCATTCTTTTAGCAATTACCACGGGTATTGGATATACCATAAGACCAACTTTATTAATATTAGTAATGGCATTCTTTATCATTTCTTTTATTTACAAAGGTTATAAACAATTCCTAGTGTACTTTGCTGTTTTCTCATTAATATTTGTTCCGACCATTACAATTTCTAAATCAATTAATAATAGTCAAAATGTTGTTTCAATAAAAAAAGAGTATGCCAAAACTCCACTGGCTTTTATTGACCTAGGTTTAACATATATAGGTACAAATCAAATCGAATTCCAGAATGGATTATCTATGTTCGTTAACGAGAGTACTAAGGTAGATTCCGAATATGATGGTAGATACTCAAACGAAGTAGTCAAGAAGGACATAAAGAGAAGATTAAAAGAATATAATTTAAACACATTTATTGGACATTTGTTGTATAAGCAGTCTGCCACTGTGAAAGATGGTAGTTTAGGTTGGAATTATAAGGATGCTTCCAAAGAAGGTGCATTCTTCATAAATCCTATGTATCAAAATCATAAAGATAATAGAATTTACAATTTTTTTAGAAATTATATTATCTATACAGATAGACCAACTTTTAATTATTATCGAGTCTTTTTACAAATTATATATATTATTATGATTATTGGATTTGTTATTAGCTTTATCAAAGTAAATAACTCATTAATTTCACAGACACTCGCAATTGCTGTTTTTGGTGGTTTACTTTTTCTATTAATCTTTGAAGGTGGTAAATCTAGGTATATGATTCAATTTTTACCACAAATAATATTATTATCAGGTATAGGATTTAACAATCTCAGTATTAAGTTAAATACTCTAAAACGGTTTGTATAA
- a CDS encoding glycosyltransferase family 2 protein, producing the protein MNKLVSVVVTCYNHEQYIEECLRSIFKQTYTNIELLIFNDGSKDSSGEIIKSILKASPFKDTNYFEHSNMGLVATRNRAFEYINGEYLLFVDSDNFLQENYIEQLLLTSIENNFDIVYSKLVNPDNNNIVLELQPFNLDHFYIENFIDSCSLIKRNIIGNIRYDDYLNYKKLEDYDFFMNLIILNNAIPGPCENTYLNYRVIDTSMSARDDLKYYYQVYSYILGKYFSYNPKLAQNALKINFERLYNLSNIDGQYENQKLTIYYTSENKPFFSQDSILEYDLKKSDKIKIEVPNDTTYIRIDLGELPSFYNDISLVNLSTNTSLIGIHSNGININNGMIFNEFDPQIIYDIKSIQLKNLELLYSRFNIANIYSDDYIGKILGEKITNYKEVVAERDLFLQNFSQTLTERDYYKNELEEMVVRYNSVTHSRRWTIPTKIINFFNKILQRKS; encoded by the coding sequence ATGAATAAATTGGTGTCAGTTGTTGTTACATGTTACAATCATGAACAATATATTGAAGAGTGTTTAAGAAGTATTTTTAAACAAACATATACTAATATTGAACTGTTGATTTTTAATGATGGCTCAAAAGATTCTTCAGGAGAAATCATAAAAAGCATTTTGAAAGCTTCTCCTTTTAAGGATACGAATTATTTTGAACATTCAAATATGGGACTAGTCGCTACTAGAAACAGGGCATTCGAATACATCAATGGAGAATATTTATTGTTTGTTGATAGTGATAATTTTCTACAAGAAAATTATATCGAACAACTTTTATTGACTTCAATTGAAAATAATTTCGACATAGTTTATTCAAAATTAGTGAATCCAGATAATAATAATATTGTTCTTGAACTTCAACCGTTTAATTTAGATCACTTTTATATTGAAAACTTTATTGATTCTTGTTCACTGATTAAGAGAAATATTATTGGAAATATTAGATATGATGATTATCTAAATTATAAGAAACTTGAAGATTATGATTTTTTTATGAATCTAATTATTTTAAATAATGCAATTCCTGGTCCCTGTGAGAATACCTACTTAAATTATCGTGTAATAGATACATCAATGAGTGCTAGAGATGATTTGAAATATTATTACCAAGTTTATTCTTATATTCTTGGTAAATACTTCTCATACAATCCTAAATTAGCTCAAAATGCTCTGAAAATAAATTTCGAAAGATTATATAATCTTTCGAATATAGATGGTCAATATGAGAATCAAAAATTAACAATTTATTATACAAGTGAAAATAAACCATTTTTTTCACAGGATAGTATTTTAGAATATGACCTAAAGAAAAGCGACAAAATTAAAATTGAAGTTCCTAATGATACTACATATATTAGAATTGATTTAGGAGAACTACCAAGTTTTTACAATGACATTTCACTAGTTAATTTATCAACGAATACTTCATTAATTGGGATACATTCAAACGGGATAAACATTAACAATGGAATGATTTTTAATGAATTTGATCCTCAAATTATTTATGATATAAAATCAATACAGTTGAAAAACCTTGAATTACTGTATTCAAGGTTTAATATTGCTAATATTTATTCTGATGATTATATAGGAAAAATATTAGGTGAAAAAATTACTAATTATAAAGAAGTAGTAGCAGAACGTGATTTATTTTTACAAAACTTCTCACAAACGTTAACTGAGAGAGATTATTATAAAAATGAGTTGGAAGAAATGGTTGTTCGTTATAATTCTGTTACCCATTCACGTAGATGGACAATTCCAACGAAAATAATTAATTTTTTTAATAAAATTTTACAGAGAAAAAGTTGA
- a CDS encoding GtrA family protein — MLKKILNNEVFKYLFFGVLTTLVYMLVRMICFSVTKEATLSALVANVAAVVFAFITNDIFVFNQVRAGWFNRLVKFSIARIATLVLDLALAYLLVEKFPNIIGQFVNHNISLVNAVETIIGQVLVIALNYVFSKLFIFKNSK, encoded by the coding sequence ATGCTAAAAAAGATATTGAATAATGAAGTTTTTAAATATTTGTTTTTTGGTGTTTTAACTACACTTGTCTACATGCTTGTTAGGATGATATGTTTTTCTGTGACTAAAGAAGCAACTTTGTCAGCTTTGGTTGCTAATGTTGCAGCTGTTGTATTTGCATTTATTACTAATGATATTTTTGTTTTCAACCAGGTTAGAGCTGGTTGGTTTAACCGACTAGTTAAGTTTAGTATTGCTAGGATAGCAACATTAGTACTTGATTTAGCTTTGGCTTATCTTTTAGTTGAAAAATTTCCAAATATTATTGGTCAATTTGTTAATCATAATATCAGTCTTGTTAATGCTGTTGAGACAATCATTGGTCAAGTGCTAGTCATTGCTCTAAATTACGTTTTCAGTAAATTATTTATTTTTAAAAATAGCAAATAA